One part of the Mariniflexile litorale genome encodes these proteins:
- a CDS encoding DUF4159 domain-containing protein yields MKKAVLLLTFNLILFTLSAQEIALVKYKGGGDWYANPTALRNLITFCNNNIATKINPKPQDVEVGSTDIFQFPFLHMTGHGYVFFSDTDAENLRNYLISGGFLHIDDNYGMQPYITKELKKVFPDKELVELPSNHDIFNIVYKFPNGLPKIHEHDGKRPQAFGIYFEDRLVLLFTFESDLGDGWEDPEVHNDPADVREKALKMGANIVKYAFEH; encoded by the coding sequence ATGAAAAAAGCCGTTTTACTTTTAACTTTCAACTTGATACTTTTTACACTTTCGGCTCAAGAAATAGCCTTGGTTAAATACAAAGGTGGTGGTGATTGGTACGCCAATCCAACAGCTTTACGTAATTTAATCACTTTCTGTAACAACAATATAGCCACTAAAATAAACCCAAAACCTCAAGATGTGGAAGTTGGTAGTACAGATATTTTTCAGTTTCCTTTCTTACATATGACAGGTCACGGCTATGTATTTTTTAGCGACACCGATGCTGAAAACTTACGTAATTATTTAATTTCTGGTGGATTTTTACACATTGATGATAATTACGGGATGCAACCTTATATTACTAAAGAACTTAAAAAAGTGTTTCCAGATAAGGAATTGGTAGAATTGCCTTCAAACCACGATATTTTTAATATTGTTTATAAGTTCCCGAACGGATTACCTAAAATTCATGAACATGATGGCAAACGCCCACAAGCTTTTGGTATTTATTTTGAAGATCGCCTCGTGTTATTATTTACTTTTGAAAGTGACTTAGGTGATGGGTGGGAAGACCCCGAAGTACACAACGACCCTGCTGATGTTAGAGAAAAAGCATTGAAAATGGGCGCTAATATTGTTAAATATGCATTTGAGCATTGA